A single window of Mangifera indica cultivar Alphonso chromosome 18, CATAS_Mindica_2.1, whole genome shotgun sequence DNA harbors:
- the LOC123201474 gene encoding uncharacterized protein LOC123201474 — MSKLFSRLAGFFTGRTFVGVDKAGNRYFTRTEELDGIMKEKRWVVFKGEQDPTSIPVEWICWLNGQRKRAPAQEEIAELEARRERVKLNVALLKKEEEEKRAREGSIPKGKSTGKVGGPDLKSFINQFPTALEGEGLKGATAKHGVRTKEAEAEAEKERPVSESSEPTGSGASFRPGTWQPPTR, encoded by the exons ATGTCAAAGCTTTTTTCAAGACTAGCCGGGTTTTTCACCGGCCGTACTTTTGTTGGTGTGGACAAAGCAGGGAACCGCTACTTCACCAGAACTGAAGAGCTTGATGGAATCA TGAAAGAGAAAAGATGGGTGGTGTTTAAAGGAGAACAAGATCCAACCTCAATTCCAG TTGAATGGATATGTTGGCTGAATGGACAGCGGAAAAGGGCTCCTGCTCAAGAG GAAATAGCTGAGCTGGAAGCAAGGCGTGAACGTGTAAAGCTTAATGTTGCCC TTctcaagaaagaagaagaggaaaagagAGCCAGGGAGGGCAGTATTCCCAAAGGCAAAAGCACTG GTAAAGTTGGAGGTCCAGACTTGAAAAGTTTCATCAACCAATTTCCAACTGCCTTAGAAg GTGAAGGACTTAAAGGAGCTACAGCAAAGCATGGTGTAAG GACCAAAGAAGCTGAAGCAGAAGCAGAAAAAGAAAGACCTGTTTCAGA GTCTTCGGAACCAACAGGATCAGGTGCATCCTTTAGACCAGGGACATGGCAACCGCCAACACGATGA